The following coding sequences are from one Brooklawnia cerclae window:
- the trmD gene encoding tRNA (guanosine(37)-N1)-methyltransferase TrmD translates to MRIDIISIFPGYFAALDQSLIGRAIADGLLDVRVHDLRDWTHDRHRTVDDTPYGGGAGMVMKPEPWGEALDALLASRRDDGRLRPSGQGTVRAQEDAASSVTVRREQADGSAPLPVLVVPTPAGIRFTQAMAEEFASASGLAFACGRYEGIDHRVIEWASDRFDVREVSLGDYVLNGGEVATLAMIEAVARLVPGVIGNPESLLEESHSQTVGGLLEAPVYTKPAAWRGLRVPEILLSGNHALIAAWRKEQSETLTRSRRPDLLDGH, encoded by the coding sequence ATGCGGATCGACATCATCTCCATCTTCCCCGGCTACTTCGCCGCGCTGGACCAGAGCCTGATCGGGCGGGCGATCGCCGACGGCCTGCTCGACGTGCGCGTCCACGACCTGCGCGACTGGACGCACGATCGGCACCGGACCGTCGACGACACCCCCTACGGCGGCGGAGCCGGAATGGTCATGAAGCCGGAGCCGTGGGGTGAGGCGCTCGACGCGCTGCTCGCGTCCCGGCGTGATGACGGGCGCCTCCGGCCGTCCGGTCAGGGCACCGTCCGGGCCCAGGAGGACGCCGCGTCGTCGGTGACCGTGCGACGGGAGCAGGCGGACGGTTCGGCCCCCCTCCCGGTGCTCGTCGTGCCCACCCCGGCAGGCATCCGTTTCACGCAGGCGATGGCTGAGGAGTTCGCCTCGGCGTCCGGTCTGGCCTTCGCCTGCGGACGCTACGAGGGCATCGACCATCGCGTCATCGAATGGGCGTCCGATCGGTTCGACGTGCGCGAGGTCAGCCTGGGCGACTACGTGCTCAACGGCGGCGAGGTCGCCACACTGGCCATGATCGAGGCGGTGGCCCGGCTCGTCCCGGGAGTGATCGGGAACCCCGAGTCGCTGCTGGAGGAATCGCACTCCCAGACGGTGGGGGGCCTGCTCGAGGCCCCGGTGTACACCAAACCTGCCGCCTGGAGGGGACTGAGGGTGCCCGAGATCCTGCTGAGCGGCAATCATGCGTTGATCGCGGCCTGGCGCAAAGAACAGTCGGAGACGCTCACACGCAGCCGTCGTCCCGACCTGCTCGACGGGCACTGA
- the ffh gene encoding signal recognition particle protein — MFDTLQDRLAATFKSLRGKGRITDADIDATTREIRVALLEADVNLAVVKDFVAGVKQKAKGSELSKALNPAQQIIKIVNEELIDILGGDTRFIRFAKQPPTVIMLAGLQGAGKTTLAGKLGAWLKSEGHSPLLVAADLQRPNAVQQLQVVAERAKVGVYAPQPGNGVGDPVQVARDSIDHARHGLFDVVIIDTAGRLGVDEEMMRQASRIKEQTRPDETLFVVDAMIGQDAVNTALAFEQGVGIDGVVLTKLDGDARGGAALSIAKVIGRPIMFASNGEKLEDFDVFHPDRMASRILGMGDMLTLIEQAEKTFDAEQSRKAAEKLLGGRGEFGLDDFLSQMQAIRRMGPLSKVFGMLPGAGQLKAVSEIDEKQVDRVEAIIYSMTPAERADVGILNGSRRSRIARGAGVEVRDVNDLVNRFTEARKMMHSMGAMMGGGMPGGAQAGGRKQQTRQQAKKGKGGKRVSGNPAKRAAALSGKPAPQTEAPQGLPTDETELKAAMADFRLPPELQQMLKQQNPGDR, encoded by the coding sequence GTGTTCGACACCCTGCAAGACCGACTGGCAGCCACGTTCAAATCCCTGCGTGGCAAGGGTCGGATCACCGATGCCGACATCGACGCGACCACGCGCGAGATCCGCGTGGCGCTTCTCGAGGCCGATGTCAACCTCGCCGTCGTCAAGGACTTCGTCGCCGGTGTCAAGCAGAAGGCCAAGGGATCGGAGCTGTCGAAGGCCCTCAACCCGGCTCAGCAGATCATCAAGATCGTCAACGAGGAACTCATCGACATCCTCGGCGGCGACACCCGGTTCATCCGGTTCGCCAAGCAGCCGCCGACGGTCATCATGCTCGCCGGCCTGCAGGGCGCCGGCAAGACGACGCTCGCCGGGAAGTTGGGTGCCTGGCTGAAGTCGGAGGGCCACTCGCCGCTCCTCGTGGCCGCCGACCTGCAGCGTCCGAACGCGGTGCAGCAGTTGCAGGTGGTGGCCGAGCGCGCGAAGGTGGGCGTGTACGCCCCGCAGCCCGGCAACGGCGTCGGTGATCCGGTCCAGGTCGCCCGCGACTCCATCGACCACGCCCGGCACGGCCTGTTCGACGTCGTGATCATCGACACGGCGGGGCGCCTCGGCGTCGACGAGGAGATGATGCGGCAGGCATCCCGCATCAAGGAGCAGACCCGCCCGGACGAGACGCTGTTCGTCGTCGACGCCATGATCGGCCAGGACGCCGTGAACACGGCCCTGGCATTCGAGCAGGGCGTGGGGATCGACGGCGTCGTCCTGACCAAGCTCGACGGCGACGCCCGTGGTGGTGCCGCGTTGTCGATCGCGAAGGTGATCGGCAGGCCGATCATGTTCGCCTCCAACGGCGAGAAACTCGAGGACTTCGATGTCTTCCATCCCGACCGGATGGCGAGCCGGATCCTCGGCATGGGCGACATGCTCACCCTCATCGAGCAGGCCGAGAAGACGTTCGACGCCGAGCAGTCGCGCAAGGCCGCCGAGAAGCTCCTGGGGGGACGCGGGGAGTTCGGCCTCGACGACTTCCTCTCGCAGATGCAGGCGATCCGCCGTATGGGCCCGCTGTCGAAGGTGTTCGGCATGCTCCCCGGGGCCGGTCAGCTGAAGGCCGTCAGCGAGATCGACGAGAAGCAGGTCGACCGCGTCGAGGCGATCATCTACTCCATGACCCCCGCGGAGCGAGCCGATGTCGGCATCCTCAACGGCTCTCGCCGTTCACGCATCGCCCGCGGCGCGGGTGTCGAGGTGCGCGATGTGAACGACCTCGTCAACCGGTTCACCGAGGCTCGGAAGATGATGCACTCGATGGGCGCGATGATGGGCGGCGGGATGCCCGGCGGCGCCCAGGCGGGTGGCCGCAAGCAGCAGACCAGGCAGCAGGCGAAGAAGGGTAAGGGCGGCAAGCGGGTGTCGGGGAACCCCGCCAAGCGGGCGGCGGCCCTGTCCGGCAAGCCCGCTCCCCAGACCGAGGCGCCCCAGGGGCTGCCGACCGACGAGACCGAGTTGAAGGCCGCGATGGCCGACTTCCGGTTGCCGCCGGAGCTGCAGCAGATGCTCAAGCAGCAGAACCCCGGCGACCGCTGA
- the rimM gene encoding ribosome maturation factor RimM (Essential for efficient processing of 16S rRNA), protein MSDQVEVIVGRVARAHGVRGDVTIEVRTDEPARRFTPGVSLRTPTGRTLRVVACRAQGGGLLVRFDGVTDRDGAEALRGLELLTDVAADEMPSGPDEYFDRQLVGLRVLDAAGTDSGRVVEVTHGSAQDILVIETATGQRMVPFVSALVPEVDVEAGTLRLAPVRGLLVDDQDEQ, encoded by the coding sequence ATGTCCGATCAGGTCGAGGTGATCGTCGGTCGCGTGGCCCGCGCCCACGGCGTCCGGGGTGACGTGACGATCGAGGTCCGAACCGACGAGCCCGCGCGGCGGTTCACTCCTGGTGTGTCCTTGCGCACCCCGACCGGGCGGACGCTGCGGGTCGTGGCCTGTCGTGCCCAGGGCGGGGGACTGCTGGTGAGGTTCGACGGCGTGACCGACCGCGACGGCGCGGAGGCCCTGCGTGGGTTGGAGTTGCTGACCGACGTCGCCGCGGATGAGATGCCCAGTGGGCCCGACGAGTACTTCGACCGCCAACTGGTCGGCCTGCGAGTGCTCGACGCCGCGGGCACGGATTCGGGTCGGGTGGTCGAGGTCACCCACGGATCTGCCCAGGACATCCTGGTGATCGAGACGGCGACGGGACAGCGGATGGTGCCTTTCGTCTCGGCGCTGGTGCCCGAGGTCGACGTGGAGGCCGGCACCCTGCGACTGGCACCCGTGCGCGGTCTGCTCGTCGACGACCAGGACGAACAGTGA
- a CDS encoding succinate dehydrogenase cytochrome b subunit — protein sequence MRSTVARKALMAVTGLFLVLFLLMHMFGNLKLLIPDNGAEFDEYSEALRTFLYPVLPEKFFLTCFRGVLAVAILVHLEAAIRLTFRDYDAKGGLGRYFKQRFLGGSFAARTMIWGGVIIVLGVIVHLLQFTGQIIKVNYPAGAASVLPHERVVLGFQEWWLVLLYAIWMLAVCFHVWHGFYSAFCTLGARVGAASEKVIKFCAWVVAILLYIGFMLTPVLIFLGVIFPNA from the coding sequence CTGAGATCCACGGTGGCCCGCAAGGCCCTCATGGCGGTGACCGGGCTGTTCCTGGTGTTGTTCCTGCTCATGCATATGTTCGGCAACCTCAAGCTCCTGATCCCCGACAACGGCGCGGAGTTCGACGAGTACTCGGAGGCGCTGCGGACCTTCCTGTACCCGGTGCTTCCCGAGAAGTTCTTCCTCACCTGCTTCCGTGGAGTACTCGCGGTGGCGATCCTGGTGCACCTTGAGGCCGCCATCCGGCTCACCTTCCGTGACTACGACGCCAAGGGCGGGCTCGGACGCTATTTCAAGCAGCGCTTCCTCGGAGGCAGCTTCGCGGCCCGCACCATGATCTGGGGCGGCGTCATCATCGTGCTCGGTGTGATCGTCCACCTGCTGCAGTTCACCGGACAGATCATCAAGGTGAACTACCCCGCTGGGGCGGCCTCGGTGCTGCCGCACGAGAGGGTGGTCCTCGGCTTCCAGGAATGGTGGCTGGTGCTGCTCTACGCGATCTGGATGCTGGCGGTCTGCTTCCACGTATGGCACGGCTTCTACAGCGCCTTCTGCACCCTCGGTGCCCGGGTGGGCGCGGCCAGCGAGAAGGTCATCAAGTTCTGCGCCTGGGTCGTCGCCATCCTGCTCTACATCGGTTTCATGCTGACGCCGGTGCTCATCTTCCTGGGAGTGATCTTCCCCAATGCCTGA
- the rpsP gene encoding 30S ribosomal protein S16 yields MATKIRLKRLGKIRAPHYRVVVIDSRAPRDGQAIEEIGIYHPKSDPSVIRLDSERVQYWLGVGAQPTEAVVALLKRTGDWQKYSGDTSPSGVEPQPESVDKLARFNAALAEADGESATEAISRRGKKATEAQDAGEPAAADEA; encoded by the coding sequence GTGGCCACCAAGATTCGACTGAAGCGGCTCGGCAAGATCCGGGCTCCGCACTACCGCGTCGTCGTCATCGACTCCCGCGCGCCCCGCGACGGGCAGGCGATCGAGGAGATCGGCATCTACCATCCCAAGAGCGATCCCTCGGTGATCCGCCTCGACTCCGAGCGCGTCCAGTACTGGCTGGGCGTCGGCGCCCAGCCCACCGAGGCAGTCGTCGCGCTGCTGAAGCGCACCGGGGACTGGCAGAAGTACAGTGGCGACACCTCTCCGTCCGGTGTCGAGCCGCAGCCCGAGTCGGTCGACAAGCTTGCCCGCTTCAACGCGGCGCTGGCCGAGGCCGACGGCGAGTCGGCCACCGAGGCGATCTCGCGCAGGGGCAAGAAGGCGACCGAGGCGCAGGACGCCGGGGAGCCGGCTGCCGCCGACGAGGCGTGA
- a CDS encoding fumarate reductase/succinate dehydrogenase flavoprotein subunit, giving the protein MPDEIKTTAATGAPVATSVPASDADYYTIGEEINDAKANTDLPIAEVWPDRQFHAKLVNPANRRKMTIVIVGTGLAGAAAAASLGEAGYNVLNFCYQDSPRRAHSIAAQGGINAAKNYKNDNDSTFRLFYDTVKGGDYRARETNVYRLAAVSANIIDQCVAQGVPFAREYGGLLDTRSFGGVQVQRTFYARGQTGQQLLIGAYQALERQIAAGTVKMYPRHEMLEVIVKDGKARGIVARDMVTGEVTPHTGDAVVLATGGYGNVFFLSTNAMGCNVTATWRAHRKGAYFGNPCFTQIHPTCIPVHGENQSKLTLMSESLRNDGRIWVPKKVEDCDKDPRQIPEEDRDYYLERIYPSFGNLVPRDIASRQAKNMCDEGRGVGPMVKETDEDGNTRQVRRGVYLDFSDAISRLGKGGVEAKYGNLFDMYKQITSDDPYEVPMRIYPAVHYTMGGVWVDYDLQTTIPGLFVAGEANFSDHGANRLGASALMQGLADGYFVLPNTINDYLADNHPGQLPDDDPAVAEAVSTTNERIQKLLSIKGSRTVDSFHKELGNIMWEYCGMARSEEGLKKAIGLIRELREEFWRDVNVLGEAEDLNQTLERAGRVVDFFELGELMCIDALHRRESCGGHFRVEHQTEEGEALRHDDEFTYVAAWEWAGEGAKPVLHKEPLVYKAIELKQRSYK; this is encoded by the coding sequence ATGCCTGACGAAATCAAGACCACAGCCGCCACTGGTGCACCCGTTGCCACGTCCGTTCCCGCGAGTGACGCGGACTACTACACCATCGGCGAAGAAATCAACGACGCCAAGGCGAACACCGATCTTCCGATCGCCGAGGTGTGGCCCGATCGTCAGTTCCACGCGAAGCTGGTGAACCCGGCCAACCGTCGGAAGATGACCATCGTCATCGTCGGCACAGGCCTGGCCGGCGCCGCTGCGGCCGCGTCCCTGGGTGAGGCGGGTTACAACGTCCTCAACTTCTGTTACCAGGACAGCCCCCGCCGCGCCCACTCGATCGCGGCGCAGGGCGGCATCAACGCGGCCAAGAACTACAAGAACGACAACGACTCGACGTTCCGCCTGTTCTACGACACGGTGAAGGGCGGCGACTACCGCGCCCGCGAGACCAACGTGTACCGGCTCGCAGCGGTGTCGGCGAACATCATCGACCAGTGCGTGGCCCAGGGTGTGCCGTTCGCCCGCGAGTACGGCGGTCTGCTCGACACCCGCTCGTTCGGTGGCGTGCAGGTGCAGCGTACGTTCTACGCTCGCGGCCAAACCGGCCAGCAGCTGCTCATCGGCGCTTACCAGGCGCTTGAGCGGCAGATCGCCGCCGGTACCGTGAAGATGTACCCGCGGCACGAGATGCTCGAGGTCATCGTCAAGGACGGCAAGGCCCGCGGCATCGTCGCCCGCGACATGGTCACCGGCGAGGTGACCCCGCACACCGGCGACGCGGTGGTGCTGGCCACCGGCGGATACGGCAACGTGTTCTTCCTGTCGACGAACGCCATGGGCTGCAACGTGACGGCCACCTGGCGTGCGCACCGCAAGGGCGCGTACTTCGGCAACCCGTGCTTCACGCAGATCCACCCGACCTGCATCCCGGTGCACGGCGAGAACCAGTCGAAGCTGACCCTGATGAGCGAGTCGCTGCGCAACGACGGGCGCATCTGGGTGCCGAAGAAGGTCGAGGACTGCGACAAGGATCCGCGCCAGATCCCCGAAGAGGATCGCGACTACTACCTGGAGCGCATCTACCCGTCGTTCGGCAACCTCGTCCCGCGCGACATCGCGTCGCGTCAGGCGAAGAACATGTGCGACGAGGGACGCGGTGTCGGCCCGATGGTCAAGGAGACCGACGAGGACGGCAACACGCGTCAGGTGCGCCGCGGCGTCTACCTCGACTTCTCGGACGCCATCTCGCGGCTCGGGAAGGGCGGCGTCGAGGCGAAGTACGGCAACTTGTTCGACATGTACAAGCAGATCACCTCGGACGACCCGTACGAGGTCCCGATGCGGATCTACCCCGCGGTCCATTACACGATGGGCGGCGTGTGGGTCGACTACGACCTCCAGACCACGATTCCGGGTCTGTTCGTCGCGGGTGAGGCGAACTTCTCCGACCACGGCGCGAACCGCCTGGGTGCTTCGGCGCTCATGCAGGGGCTGGCGGACGGGTACTTCGTCCTGCCGAACACGATCAACGACTACCTCGCAGACAACCATCCCGGGCAGTTGCCGGACGATGATCCGGCGGTGGCCGAGGCCGTGTCCACGACGAACGAGCGCATCCAGAAGCTGCTGTCGATCAAGGGATCTCGCACGGTCGACTCGTTCCACAAGGAACTGGGCAACATCATGTGGGAGTACTGCGGCATGGCCCGTTCCGAGGAGGGGTTGAAGAAGGCGATCGGCCTCATCCGTGAACTGCGTGAGGAGTTCTGGCGCGACGTCAACGTGCTCGGCGAGGCCGAGGACCTCAACCAGACCCTGGAGCGTGCGGGACGCGTGGTCGACTTCTTCGAGCTCGGCGAGTTGATGTGCATCGACGCCCTGCACCGTCGTGAGTCGTGCGGCGGACACTTCCGCGTCGAGCACCAGACCGAGGAGGGCGAGGCACTGCGTCACGACGACGAGTTCACGTACGTGGCGGCCTGGGAGTGGGCCGGTGAGGGCGCCAAGCCGGTCCTCCACAAGGAACCCCTGGTCTACAAGGCAATCGAGCTGAAGCAACGGAGTTACAAGTGA
- the ftsY gene encoding signal recognition particle-docking protein FtsY has product MDWIFWVIIGGIVLAVLVAFGSIYLGKRRNEVEASRTPAVESAVAAEPAPVEQAADEPVETDASAAGIAEAEGAPEPAATAPQAPELERPEAPESRLVRLRRRLAGSNNSLARALADLLSADRIDDDTWDDFEATLISSDLGVAPTGELVESLRQKLRVEGISDPGQAKSLLRSELLGLVDPGLDRGLNLDHEPGQPAVVLVVGVNGTGKTTTVGKLGRMLVADGRSVLFGAADTFRAAAAEQLTTWGDRVGVETVRGEEGADPASVAFAAVDQGIQRGVDVVLVDTAGRLHTKVGLMDELGKVKRVVEKKAPVGEVLLVLDATTGQNGLTQARVFSEVVDITGIVLTKLDGSAKGGIVVQVQRDLGVPVKFIGLGEGVDDLAPFDADQFVDGILGD; this is encoded by the coding sequence ATGGATTGGATTTTCTGGGTCATCATCGGCGGCATCGTCCTGGCGGTGCTCGTCGCCTTCGGGTCGATCTACCTCGGCAAGCGACGCAACGAGGTGGAGGCGTCTCGTACTCCCGCCGTCGAGTCCGCGGTAGCCGCTGAGCCCGCGCCCGTCGAACAGGCCGCGGACGAACCCGTCGAGACCGACGCGTCCGCAGCTGGGATCGCGGAGGCGGAAGGCGCACCCGAACCCGCGGCAACCGCTCCGCAGGCGCCGGAACTCGAGCGTCCGGAGGCTCCCGAGTCGCGGCTCGTGCGGCTGCGCCGCAGGCTGGCCGGCAGCAACAACTCGCTCGCCCGGGCGCTGGCCGATCTGCTGTCGGCCGACCGCATCGACGACGACACGTGGGACGACTTCGAGGCCACGCTCATCAGTTCCGATCTCGGCGTCGCCCCGACGGGCGAACTCGTCGAGTCACTGCGCCAGAAGCTGCGCGTCGAGGGAATCTCCGACCCTGGTCAGGCCAAGAGCCTGCTGCGCAGCGAACTCCTCGGGTTGGTCGACCCGGGGCTCGACCGCGGGCTGAACCTCGACCACGAGCCGGGGCAGCCCGCCGTGGTGCTCGTGGTGGGCGTCAACGGCACGGGCAAGACGACGACGGTGGGCAAGCTTGGCCGCATGCTGGTGGCCGACGGTCGCTCGGTGCTCTTCGGCGCCGCCGACACGTTCCGCGCGGCTGCTGCCGAGCAGCTGACCACCTGGGGCGATCGCGTGGGCGTCGAGACCGTCCGCGGTGAGGAGGGCGCAGACCCGGCGTCCGTGGCGTTCGCCGCCGTCGACCAGGGCATTCAGCGCGGAGTGGACGTCGTCCTCGTCGACACCGCCGGCCGGCTGCACACGAAGGTCGGGCTGATGGACGAACTCGGCAAGGTCAAACGTGTGGTGGAGAAGAAGGCGCCGGTGGGCGAGGTGCTGCTCGTCCTCGACGCGACCACCGGGCAGAACGGCCTCACCCAGGCGCGCGTCTTCTCCGAGGTCGTCGACATCACCGGAATCGTGCTGACCAAGCTCGACGGATCGGCCAAGGGCGGCATCGTCGTCCAGGTGCAGCGCGACCTGGGCGTCCCCGTGAAGTTCATCGGACTCGGCGAGGGAGTCGACGACCTGGCGCCGTTCGACGCCGACCAGTTCGTGGACGGGATCCTCGGCGACTGA
- a CDS encoding amidohydrolase family protein, translated as MAGSAPVAGPDEAHPAPVVASSPSPGSWHLRGTVLPGTEPVDLWLAGGVVADGPVPGAVTIAEDVWILPGLVDAHCHIGLGASGQVDRATAERQALTDRDSGVLLIRDAGAPVDTHWVDDRADLPRVIRAGRHIARPRRYLRNFAVEIDPEDLVGQVEAQARAGDGWVKLVGDWIDRDAGDLAPLWPAALARDAIARAHELGARVTAHCFAEQSVAELVDAGIDCIEHGTGLTGSVIERMAAGGIGLVPTMTNLENFPVFADAGQTKFPAYASHMRHLHARRFETLGAAREAGVPVYAGTDAGGTLGHGRIAQEVALLAQLGGVEFALGAASWRAREWLGAEVLSAGASADLVVYDADPRRDPGVLAHPGLVVLRGRPVGR; from the coding sequence ATGGCAGGCTCCGCACCCGTCGCCGGGCCGGACGAGGCACACCCCGCACCGGTCGTCGCATCCTCGCCGTCTCCCGGCAGCTGGCACCTCAGAGGGACCGTGCTCCCGGGAACCGAACCGGTCGACCTGTGGCTGGCCGGCGGCGTGGTCGCCGACGGGCCGGTGCCGGGCGCCGTGACGATCGCCGAGGACGTCTGGATCCTGCCGGGACTGGTGGACGCCCACTGCCACATCGGGCTCGGTGCGAGCGGCCAGGTCGATCGTGCCACGGCCGAGCGCCAGGCGCTCACCGATCGCGACTCGGGGGTGCTGCTGATCCGCGACGCCGGTGCCCCGGTCGACACGCACTGGGTGGACGATCGCGCAGACCTTCCCCGCGTCATCCGGGCCGGACGCCACATCGCCCGTCCCAGGCGATACCTGCGCAACTTCGCCGTCGAGATCGATCCCGAGGATCTCGTCGGCCAGGTCGAGGCGCAGGCCCGTGCGGGGGACGGCTGGGTGAAGCTCGTCGGGGACTGGATCGATCGGGACGCGGGCGATCTCGCGCCGTTGTGGCCCGCGGCGCTCGCGCGGGATGCGATCGCCCGGGCTCACGAGTTGGGAGCGCGGGTCACCGCACACTGCTTCGCCGAACAGTCGGTCGCCGAACTCGTGGACGCGGGTATCGACTGCATCGAACACGGAACCGGCCTGACCGGCTCGGTGATCGAGCGGATGGCCGCCGGAGGGATCGGGCTCGTCCCCACCATGACGAACCTCGAGAACTTCCCGGTGTTCGCGGACGCGGGGCAGACGAAGTTCCCGGCCTATGCGTCCCATATGCGTCACCTGCATGCCCGTCGGTTCGAGACGCTGGGTGCCGCGCGCGAGGCGGGCGTGCCTGTCTATGCGGGTACTGATGCCGGCGGCACTCTCGGCCACGGGCGCATCGCCCAGGAGGTCGCGCTCCTCGCACAGCTCGGAGGAGTGGAGTTCGCCCTCGGCGCGGCATCCTGGCGTGCCCGCGAGTGGTTGGGGGCCGAGGTGCTGTCGGCAGGCGCATCGGCCGATCTCGTCGTGTACGACGCGGATCCCCGTCGCGATCCCGGCGTCCTGGCTCACCCCGGCCTCGTCGTGCTGCGTGGTCGTCCCGTCGGGAGGTGA
- a CDS encoding RNA-binding protein: MLAEALEHLVQGIVGHPDEVRIRDKELRHGRMLEVRVHPEDVGKVIGRQGRTATALRTVVQALAGREQVRIDFVDVDRKNGRGRR; this comes from the coding sequence ATGCTGGCTGAGGCGCTCGAACACCTGGTGCAAGGCATCGTCGGGCATCCGGACGAGGTGCGCATCCGTGACAAGGAGTTGCGTCATGGACGGATGCTCGAGGTGCGTGTGCACCCCGAGGACGTGGGCAAGGTCATCGGGCGGCAGGGCCGCACCGCGACCGCGCTCCGTACCGTCGTCCAGGCCCTGGCCGGCCGCGAGCAGGTGCGCATCGACTTCGTCGACGTGGACCGGAAGAACGGTCGCGGCCGCCGGTAG